The following is a genomic window from Methanoplanus sp. FWC-SCC4.
AGTTGAAAGGTTTATGCAAAAAGCAGCAGCAGGAGTGCTGTTACAGGACAGAATTGGAGAGTTATTTGATGCAATCGTAACTGGTGCATCTGATAAGGGAACTTATGTCCGTCTAAAAGAAATTCCTGTGGAGGGAAGAGTCATGAAAGGAGAAAAGGGTCTTATGGTAGGGGAAAAAATCCGTGTGAAACTTTTAATGACTGATCCCTATAAAGGATACATAGATTTTGAATTCACCGGAAAAATAAGAGAACCTGACAGGTAATCAAAAAATTCAGGATTCATAAATAATTAAATCACTGATCTATAAAATAAAAAAGTATCTTCAATAATATACTATAATTTTCAAATTTGTCATTTTAATTTTTGATCATTTATCAAATCAGGATTGACCCGTATGGCTTTTATTAAAGGAAAAATAATAAGATAATCTGATGAACCCGTTCAAAACCGGAAAGGAATTTGAAAAAGACAGGATTCGGTCAACAACTCCTCCGGAAATTAAGGATGTCATTCTAAAACATGTCAATTATTTTGATCAGCCTGTAACGGTTACAAGCACACTTATGGCACTAAACAGGCACGGCCTGAATCCGACACGGGCGTTAATCAAAAAACGTCTTGATGAACTGGCAGAATCAGGATATGTAAAGGTCAGAAAAAACGGAAATATTTCTGAATATACTCCTCTCCAAAAAAAACATGATCATAAATAATTTTTACCGGATTTTAAAAAAGGACATTTATTTAAAAGCAAAAACCGGAATAAAAAGGACATTCACTCAGTTGGATATACCTGAATTTTTTATGTTTTCAAAAACACCTTTCCGGTCATATTTATGATCAATGATGTAATTGTAGAGTTTTATGTAATTATTATGTTGAGCTATCAGTTTTTCTATCTCATCAAAAGTGGAATTGTAAACCCTGATTTTTTCATTATAAGATGAAACAAGGGCATTATATTCATTTATTTTCCCGCCGGCCTTTAGGCGGCTCATTTTGTCATCCAGTAAAGAGATTTCTTCATACAAACTCTCAGACTTAATCTTTTTGGAATCTATTAGTGATTCAGACTCAGATACTTTTTCCTCAATTTTATTCAGAGCCGAATAAATATAGCTGACTTCATCACAGCTTTCATATCCATACGTTCCGTTTCCAACCTTTATGACATAAGGGACTGATTCAAGCGGTTTGTCCCCGTCGAGTTTTTCTGTCGGCCAGCTGACATAGTTAACATCAGTAACCTCAACAAAGGCATATTCAGTATCCATATATCCGCAATCTGTGGATTTTATACCAACCGCCATGTGCTCTTCTTCTTCAAATTCAAAAAGAACCACATCATATCCTTCCCTGAAAAGAATTCCTGATGCAAATATTGCCTTGTCATCACAGTCCCCGGAATTTTCATAAACCATTTCAACCGGAAATTTTGGCTCTGTTCTTATCTCATTGGTATGATAGGGAATTGACTGGACATATGTGAATATCAGTTCGGCATATTCATCAGAGTCAAGATTCATCTCTTCGCGAATATTGCGAAGTTCACCAATTACCGATGTATAAAGGGGATTAAGCTGCGGGTCATTTACAAAGGAATTATAATATTCGTCAGACCAGGAGTTCCCCGGCAATTGCTCCTCATAAAAATAAGCATATTTGTCCGAACTATAAGCGCTCAGATAAACTTTTTTGTCAACAGGTATTGTTATCGTAATTTTTGAATCCTGAAACAAAAAAGAATTTGTGACAGATATATATTCTGAAGGCCCCGAATCAACAGGAATTGATGGATATTCCGGCGACAAATCTGCAAAAATTCCATTAATACAGCCTGCGGTCAGGAATGCAGCTATAAAGCAGATAACTGCAATTATCCAAAATCCTTTTTTAAGAGACATTTTCAACAATTCTTTTAATCATTTGCTAATAAAGATTTATGCCGGATATGAATATTTTAATGGGTGTGGGCAATACACTACGAAATGATGACGGTGCAGGAATATATCTTGCAGAGAATTTCTCCAAAAACGGATGGATATCACTAGTCTGCGGTACAACACCTGAAAATTTCACCGGCATTGTAAGACGTGAAAATACGAAGATTCTTGTTATTGTGGATGCAGCAGACATGGGTCTTTCACCCGGAGAATTCAGAATAATACCTGAAGATATGATAGAATATACCGGGTTTGACACTCATATAATGGATCTTAAAAATCTTATAAATTTTTTAAGGGATATAACCAAAGAGATAATTCTTGTTGGAATACAGCCAAAGGACATTGACTTTGGTGAATGCATAAGTCCTGAAGTAATGACAGGGATTAAACTACTGACCAAAGCATTATATACAGATCCACACAACATTCAAAAAACCAGAATCTGATTTTTGATTAATGATTTTTCAGGTTAAGATAAAAATCCGGATGAAATCTTTTTAAAGAAGACTCCATATCAGCCAAAAAGAGAATAAATATGAGTAAAAAACAGCTTCACTGCCCAAATTGTGATTCAGACGACATTTACCCTGTATTGGGTTTTTATACAGGCAATATTTACAAATGCAAAAACTGCGGTTATCAGGGTGCTTTTGTAATAGAGCACAGCAGTGATGCAGACAGTGAATTCAAAAAAGCCGCTTTGATGAATAAAGCTCCATCCAAAATCAGATTAAATATAAATTTCTGGTTAAAGGCATTCGTGGTAATATTTATTTTGTTTCTTATAATATCGCTCATAATCATTTATATCTGAAATTCATGTGATTAACATCTGAAGTCCGGTAATTATCAGTAAAGCGGCAAATATAATTCTCACATAACTTTCATCTGTTCTTTTGGAGATTTCTGTACCTGCATGTGCCATGGGAACTGAAACGGCAACCAGAATCAGAAATAAAAATAAAGAAATGTATCCTATTGAAATGAAAGGCAGATCAAAGGATACTTTCGAACCAAACAGAATATAAGGTATCAGTGCGCCTGCTGATGAAAACAGAATGAAACCTGAAGAAGTTCCCACCGCTTTTTTTGGAGGAAAGTTACAGAACAAAATCAATACAGGCACCATTACAAGCCCGCCCCCGAGCCCCAGAAGTCCGCATAAAACGCCAATAAAAAATCCTATACCCATAAAAATAAACGGGTTTTTCATCATCTCCCGTTCAACCGGTTTTTTTGATTTATATACCATACGACCAGCGGTAGAAAACAAAAGAACAGAAAAAATCAACTTCAATACGGCACCGTCAACCGATGTTGCAATAACACCTCCGAAAATACCTCCAAAAAAACCGGTAACCCCTAGGAAAAACGCTGCCTTCCACAACACTGATTTTTGTCCTGAATGGCCT
Proteins encoded in this region:
- a CDS encoding kinetochore Spc7 family protein, producing MSLKKGFWIIAVICFIAAFLTAGCINGIFADLSPEYPSIPVDSGPSEYISVTNSFLFQDSKITITIPVDKKVYLSAYSSDKYAYFYEEQLPGNSWSDEYYNSFVNDPQLNPLYTSVIGELRNIREEMNLDSDEYAELIFTYVQSIPYHTNEIRTEPKFPVEMVYENSGDCDDKAIFASGILFREGYDVVLFEFEEEEHMAVGIKSTDCGYMDTEYAFVEVTDVNYVSWPTEKLDGDKPLESVPYVIKVGNGTYGYESCDEVSYIYSALNKIEEKVSESESLIDSKKIKSESLYEEISLLDDKMSRLKAGGKINEYNALVSSYNEKIRVYNSTFDEIEKLIAQHNNYIKLYNYIIDHKYDRKGVFENIKNSGISN
- a CDS encoding hydrogenase 3 maturation endopeptidase HyCI yields the protein MGVGNTLRNDDGAGIYLAENFSKNGWISLVCGTTPENFTGIVRRENTKILVIVDAADMGLSPGEFRIIPEDMIEYTGFDTHIMDLKNLINFLRDITKEIILVGIQPKDIDFGECISPEVMTGIKLLTKALYTDPHNIQKTRI
- a CDS encoding sulfite exporter TauE/SafE family protein, which encodes MEPFFLSIVILLLTGIVAGLASGMLGFGGAFILVPAQYWVLSNIYGIDDTISIRIAFATSLAVVFPTSVASAIGHSGQKSVLWKAAFFLGVTGFFGGIFGGVIATSVDGAVLKLIFSVLLFSTAGRMVYKSKKPVEREMMKNPFIFMGIGFFIGVLCGLLGLGGGLVMVPVLILFCNFPPKKAVGTSSGFILFSSAGALIPYILFGSKVSFDLPFISIGYISLFLFLILVAVSVPMAHAGTEISKRTDESYVRIIFAALLIITGLQMLIT